One Tenrec ecaudatus isolate mTenEca1 chromosome 12, mTenEca1.hap1, whole genome shotgun sequence DNA segment encodes these proteins:
- the C12H20orf141 gene encoding LOW QUALITY PROTEIN: uncharacterized protein C20orf141 homolog (The sequence of the model RefSeq protein was modified relative to this genomic sequence to represent the inferred CDS: deleted 1 base in 1 codon), whose product MTRLYFFRPQTLASLIPIPTRGLEAGEGSGSPEDPSVSLWGPWLAQLLDSAVGLAVLGLTARTVLFTIKPALLLLLLLVSFLSFDLLRRPPAPTLPQHRLLAGGQSRGAGEGPGHQESLLLPLVTRPVSLQDALLLLVSSLGLLLWAHGVPLLFLGLAFCLHPWV is encoded by the exons ATGACCAGGCTCTACTTCTTCAGGCCCCAAACACTGGCAAGTCTGATCCCAATCCCCACCAGGGGCCTGGAGGCTGGAGAGGGGTCAGGTAGCCCAGAGGACCCAAGTGTGTCCCTCTGGGGCCCTTGG CTGGCCCAGCTCCTGGACAGTGCTGTAGGGCTGGCGGTGCTGGGGCTGACCGCTCGGACGGTCCTTTTCACGATCAAACcagcgctgctgctgctgctgctcctggtcAGTTTCCTCTCGTTTGACCTGCTTCGCAG GCCCCCAGCTCCCACCCTGCCACAGCACAGGCTCCTCGCAGGGGGCCAGAGTCGGGGGGCTGGCGAAGGTCCAGGACACCAGGAGTCCCTGCTTCTGCCCCTGGTCACAAGACCAGTCAGCCTCCAAGATGCGCTGCTCCTGCTGGTGTCCAGCCTGGGGCTGCTGTTGTGGGCTCACGGTGTGCCCCTGCTCTTCCTAGGCCTGGCTTTCTGCCTCCACCCTTGGGTCTGA
- the TMEM239 gene encoding transmembrane protein 239, which translates to MQQPRMDTDAIGAGEGLQPVAPWSTWVSRQGWVRWWVCHVPRSWARWWATSSWRQPLQRMLWGFEGVLYLLLALMLCHALFTTGSYLLGSLWPVAAAAWRHLLPALLLLVLSALPAMLFTTSFLLLFSTLLSLVGLLASMSHPDQAQDLDQ; encoded by the coding sequence ATGCAGCAGCCTCGAATGGACACAGATGCCATCGGTGCTGGCGAGGGGCTGCAGCCTGTGGCGCCCTGGTCAACCTGGGTCTCCAGGCAGGGCTGGGTGCGCTGGTGGGTGTGCCATGTGCCCCGCAGCTGGGCCCGGTGGTGGGCCACATCGAGCTGGCGGCAACCTCTGCAGCGCATGCTGTGGGGCTTTGAGGGAGTGCTCTACCTGCTGCTGGCGCTGATGCTGTGCCACGCGCTCTTCACCACGGGCTCCTACCTGCTGGGCTCCCTGTGGCCCGTGGCTGCTGCCGCCTGGCGCCACCTGCTGCCAGCCCTCCTGCTACTGGTGCTCAGCGCCCTACCTGCCATGCTCTTCACCACCTCCTTCCTGTTGCTCTTCTCCACGCTGCTGAGCCTCGTGGGCCTCCTCGCCTCCATGTCCCACCCCGACCAAGCTCAGGACTTGGACCAATAG